From one Triticum aestivum cultivar Chinese Spring chromosome 4B, IWGSC CS RefSeq v2.1, whole genome shotgun sequence genomic stretch:
- the LOC123089461 gene encoding protein FAR1-RELATED SEQUENCE 5-like isoform X1 has protein sequence MVQKYDIGDVNYFKIMWKQRRRWAPVYFKTYFLPLLHSTSRSEGMNAIFKDNVASTDNVISFMTEYEKISERIQDMEREQDSLTRTTKPTFWVHNELEIQASRMYNRQIFYRFQKQMKFAAQLHVDVVENGSRFEVYKSSMLAEKEFRTQRYLVLANLKQEEFSCICGKFQKDGIVCAHILQVLVNLNMPVLPDKYYIQRWKPKDKKYVRDKQFNIPMELTEASRHLMYSHLSTMLSEMASDGVRTNQKYLYVVNESERIFAGLDEITKADELRELQARGVAVENEPPIQMQEPHPDDYDNLQDPDVVVSKV, from the coding sequence ATGGTGCAGAAGTATGACATTGGTGATGTTAACTATTTTAAGATTATGTGGAAACAGAGGAGAAGGTGGGCACCTGTCTACTTCAAGACATATTTCCTCCCACTCTTACATTCAACATCAAGGAGCGAAGGCATGAATGCCATATTCAAGGACAATGTAGCGTCGACCGACAATGTGATTAGTTTCATGACAGAATATGAGAAGATATCTGAACGCATACAAGACATGGAGAGGGAGCAAGACTCGTTGACAAGGACAACAAAACCAACATTCTGGGTGCACAATGAACTTGAGATTCAGGCATCGCGAATGTACAACCGGCAGATTTTTTACCGGTTTCAGAAACAAATGAAGTTTGCTGCCCAACTACACGTGGATGTTGTTGAGAATGGATCAAGGTTTGAGGTTTACAAGTCGAGCATGCTTGCGGAAAAAGAATTCAGGACACAACGTTACCTTGTACTAGCAAACCTGAAGCAAGAAGAATTTTCTTGCATCTGTGGGAAGTTTCAAAAGGATGGCATTGTGTGTGCACACATACTGCAAGTGCTTGTCAATCTGAACATGCCTGTCCTACCAGACAAGTATTATATTCAGAGATGGAAACCAAAAGACAAAAAATATGTAAGAGACAAGCAGTTCAACATTCCCATGGAACTGACTGAGGCGAGCAGacatttgatgtattcacatctatCAACAATGCTCAGTGAGATGGCTTCCGATGGGGTAAGAACGAATCAAAAGTACTTGTATGTTGTGAACGAAAGTGAGAGAATATTTGCTGGGCTTGATGAGATAACCAAGGCAGATGAGTTGAGGGAGCTTCAAGCAAGAGGAGTCGCTGTGGAAAATGAACCTCCAATACAAATGCAAGAACCCCACCCTGATGACTATGACAACCTACAAGACCCAGATGTTGTTGTATCTAAAGTTTGA